A stretch of Plasmodium vinckei vinckei genome assembly, chromosome: PVVCY_05 DNA encodes these proteins:
- a CDS encoding PIR protein CIR protein, which produces MGIQELCKKFLDYDKIINGEKASTTLEELSKNPKFYEHCRNRNCVTNMDKIGALTTYLFLGINALYNNENAKYFLMWLSDKLFKMHTEKNKTKNPITLDMAYRMYLEKDLGNFRYWSLLNNVKGLKEVNLKHMADFYKLLNHICNTILDYKNNGAESASLLQNSTNCSNQYLSLYNSVPNCSSYYHLLDNLKGTYDKFRNPALKEIKKKNPQLAGHLQTLTTPDGVEMMLSVDFKTFDFSDEKCKRKTKKKRTKSKETTSTSILSSPQSFPVSSSQDNAKLQEPQKSGISPQSGTKGSDKGQGASKSEKTDSGTQKGNSNSEGGDKGDPDRGKENEKANKGDSGDRSFGVQGDQGKSYGNPGGGKDSRGGVPGSGANGGAKGPRDQDVTDPSEKSNEGWLGNWVTNFNPMSYIHNASSIYETPKDILTNVTNQVNNAYKSAMNIAKDTYNSAVTAVKTTYDNTMTTVKGAYSATTNYISGAVSSITNQLSSLGSFSQLGYDQSDLGGSGNSLPTDNNPPTTTKIPDPISSSPPSSPPSPSIPQSQSPSDSQTRSDPPLPKSPDSQGSSTQIHKCPVQQIAPTGGNIASQTPPSGQDTLSISGNNFSNTKNENVITVANIKVKEAPSIWCIGPNTKCDITDISIIIISTFIILTIMYKYLSLGWTSKSKRKKTIKKVINSIGGKRPVQIIIKSYDRNKDLKPVINSIGRKKDPLLNIYKLMQADPIPFINLFFLLIFFVYKRKSDFLEL; this is translated from the exons ATGGGGATCCAAGAACTA tGTAAGAAATTTCTTGACTATGATAAGATTATTAATGGTGAAAAGGCCTCTACTACATTGGAGGAATTGAGCAAAAACCCAAAATTCTATGAACATTGTCGTAACAGAAATTGTGTAACAAATATGGATAAAATTGGTGCTTTGACCacgtatttatttttgggCATCAATGCACTTTATAACAACGAAAatgcaaaatattttttgatgtGGCTAAgtgataaattatttaagaTGCACacagaaaaaaacaaaacaaaaaatccAATTACTTTAGATATGGCTTATAGGATGTATTTAGAGAAAGATCTGGGAAATTTTAGATATTGGAgtcttttaaataatgtaaagGGCTTGAAAGAAGTTAATCTTAAGCATATGGCAGATTTTTATAAGTTACTTAATCACATATGTAATACAATTTtagattataaaaataacggTGCCGAAAGTGCAAGCCTTCTTCAGAATTCTACTAATTGTTCTAATCAATATTTATCCCTTTACAATAGTGTTCCTAATTGTAGttcatattatcatttgttggataatttaaaaggtacatatgataaatttaGAAACCCTGCTCTTAaggaaattaaaaaaaaaaatccacAATTAGCAGGGCATCTTCAAACACTTACAACACCAGATGGAGTAGAGATGATGTTGTCGGTagattttaaaacatttgaTTTTAGTGatgaaaaatgtaaacgaaaaacaaaaaaaaaacgtaCCAAATCAAAAGAAACGACCTCCACATCAATATTATCATCACCACAATCATTCCCTGTATCATCTTCACAAGACAACGCTAAATTACAAGAACCTCAAAAATCAGGGATAAGCCCTCAAAGTGGAACAAAGGGTTCAGACAAAGGACAAGGTGCTTCTAAAAGTGAGAAAACGGATTCAGGAACTCAGAAAGGAAATTCGAATAGTGAAGGCGGTGATAAAGGGGATCCAGATCGtggaaaagaaaatgaaaaagccAATAAAGGAGATTCAGGAGATAGATCATTTGGAGTACAAGGTGATCAAGGAAAATCATATGGAAATCCAGGAGGTGGAAAAGATAGTAGGGGAGGAGTTCCAGGTAGTGGGGCAAATGGTGGGGCAAAGGGACCAAGGGATCAAGATGTAACGGATCCATCAGAAAAATCCAATGAGGGATGGCTAGGAAATTGGGTAACTAATTTTAATCCAATGAgttatattcataatgCTTCCAGTATTTATGAAACTCCAAAGGACATTTTAACAAATGTCACTAATCAAGTCAACAATGCATATAAAAGTGCTATGAACATTGCAAAAGATACTTATAATAGTGCTGTAACTGCTGTAAAAACTACTTATGACAACACTATGACCACTGTAAAAGGTGCTTATAGTGCAACTACTAATTATATTAGTGGTGCTGTTAGTAGTATAACTAACCAATTAAGTTCATTGGGTTCTTTTTCTCAATTAGGCTATGATCAATCTGATTTAGGTGGTTCAGGGAATAGTTTGCCAACAGACAATAATCCACCAACCACAACGAAAATTCCAGATCCAATTTCATCATCACCACCATCATCGCCACCATCACCATCTATACCACAATCTCAGTCTCCATCAGATTCACAAACTCGATCAGATCCACCATTACCAAAATCACCTGATTCACAGGGTAGCTCTACACAAATTCACAAATGTCCAGTTCAACAAATTGCACCTACTGGTGGAAATATAGCATCTCAAACACCACCGTCTGGTCAAGATACATTATCAATTTCTGGTAacaatttttcaaatacaAAAAACGAAAACGTAATTACTGTAGCAAATATTAAAGTGAAAGAAGCTCCATCAATATGGTGTATAGGGCCGAATACCAAATGTGACATAACGGATATtagtattataattatttcaacattcattattttaacaattatgtataag TATCTATCACTTGGCTGGACAAGCAAATcgaagagaaaaaaaaccaTAAAAAAGGTTATAAATTCAATTGGAGGAAAAAGACCGgttcaaataattataaaatcataTGATAGGAACAAAGACCTAAAACCGGTTATAAATTCAATTGGTAGAAAAAAAGAtccattattaaatatatacaaacttATGCAAGCTGATCCTAtaccatttattaatttattttttttgttaattttttttgtctataaaagaaaatccgattttttggaattataa
- a CDS encoding CIR protein PIR protein: MDENMCQIFNVFWEDFPDTLRDGNYKFNDNKICETYCYGNCDNDNCETDNDKIMAGWISLIKTIYNSDSIENDEPKNKNINEYITIWLIYTLNLKADNTISNLNETYDNYVNNCGGHSLVSTESKDYSDIINNLINNTKYLMNVNKDIISKFYNLLKSLCSMYNDINSNPSDCTKHNSKAKKFVNKYQELLDDNNINTKDSQHSQMLSTLSTDYDNFKKYCEKNCSSCSSISPLPTTKTTQNFARISEDTPSSSSIESKLIPALLIFAIPIFLGIAYKTIFKRKDKKNNEENE, encoded by the exons atggatgaaaatatg tgtcaaatttttaatgttttttgGGAGGATTTTCCCGATACATTGAGAGATGGAAactataaatttaatgataataaaatttgcgAAACCTATTGTTATGGTAATTGTGATAATGACAATTGTGAGActgataatgataaaattatggCTGGATGGATATCCCttattaaaacaatttataaTTCTGATTCGATTGAGAATGATGAACCAAAGAATAAGAATATTAACGAATATATTACCATATGGTTAATTTATACGTTAAACCTAAAAGCTGATAACACCATCAgcaatttaaatgaaacatatgataattatgtaaataacTGTGGTGGACATAGCTTGGTTTCAACTGAGAGTAAAGATTATTCTgacattattaataatcttataaataatacgAAATATTTGATGAATGTGAATAAGGACATTATAtctaaattttataatttattaaaatcatTATGTAGCATGTACAATGATATTAATAGTAACCCATCAGATTGCACCAAACATAATAGTAAAGctaaaaaatttgttaataaatatcaaGAACTTCttgatgataataatattaatactaAAGACAGTCAACATAGCCAAATGCTGTCTACTTTATCAACGgattatgataattttaaaaaatattgtgaaaaaaattgctCTAGTTGTAGCAGTATTTCACCTCTTCCAACGACAAAAACAACACAAAATTTTGCGCGTATCTCTGAAGATACACCATCAAGTTCGTCGATAGAAAGCAAATTAATTCCAGCCTTATTGATATTTGCAATACCAATTTTCTTGGGAATAGCTTATAAg ACAATATTTAAGagaaaagataaaaaaaataacgaagaaaatgaataa
- a CDS encoding PIR protein CIR protein, which yields MAEKACKLLREVDDLFTDGNVDVTKYNGFTACHSYCPYEKRGKKQILRECKDNNERISALGGYLYNKLVSISNDFKGKGDNSNRHIEIFMMWLGDKLYNLENDYKTTMEESYKKHLMDYMGNYNYWNLLGSKQEYKIANVWYMRGLYSLLNCICSIVIEYNKIKNKNKNKNKNKINTKINNKIKEKIETMSKNCYQNFISIYENIKDCYSYFHLLKFLKSIYDDIRNDAIEDAEAKKEAIRKALIRNNTIKKGITQQKNDAIQMLRYVLDASTISLIDLTTSDWNQRFPNKSDQILDLNTQVCINSYSVFVKKQQERESKNRPKAETQTRSSQSGKEGNKNPQNQQIEILPPSPGPQPHPAPSLSSQNDSSLQKSQIGDSDNDKKNTGGANGNKGNPNDGSNYSTLDDPATSAPGGYFYWGSSFNGFLFDRTEVFNKAFQFIDKGRQTVKEVTNKVSNAYNSAVDNLKSAYTVSNNYISGVVNSVTTKLNPFSTFKLGNNQSVSNSLGGGGNEPNPLQSIPPPALPNGSESTSPPPLAPLPKSPDSQGSSTQIHKCPVHQIAPTDGNMGCQTPLSGQGTLSISGNNSSNTKNENVITVANVKMKEAPSIWCIGTNTKCDITGISIIVISIFAFLAIMYKYLSLGWTSKSKRKKTIKKVINSIGGKRPVQIIIKSYDRNKDLKPVINSVGRKKDSLLNIYKLMQADPVPFINLFFLLIFFVYKKKINYLEL from the exons ATGGCTGAGAAAGCA TGTAAATTACTTCGTGAAGTTGATGATTTATTTACCGATGGAAACGTCGATGTGACCAAATATAATGGATTCACGGCATGTCATTCTTATTGTCCTTATGAAAAACGGgggaaaaaacaaatactTCGTGAATGtaaagataataatgaaagaaTTAGCGCTTTGGGAGGATACTTATATAACAAATTGGTTAGTATTTCTAATGATTTTAAAGGAAAAGGAGATAATAGTAACCGGCATAttgaaatttttatgatgTGGCTAGGcgataaattatataatctaGAAAACGACTATAAAACAACTATGGAAGAATCTTATAAAAAGCATTTAATGGATTATATGGggaattataattattggAACCTTTTAGGTAGTAAACaggaatataaaatagctAATGTTTGGTATATGAGAGGATTATATAGCTTGCTCAATTGCATATGCAGTATAGTTATtgaatataacaaaatcaaaaacaaaaacaaaaacaaaaacaaaaacaaaataaataccaaaataaataacaagATCAAGGAGAAAATCGAAACGATGTCCAAAAATTGCTACCAGAATTTTATAAgtatttatgaaaatattaaagattgttattcatattttcatttattaaagttcttaaaaagtatatatgatGATATTAGAAATGATGCTATTGAAGACGCCGAAGCTAAAAAAGAGGCTATTAGAAAAGCCCTTATTAGAAATAAtactattaaaaaaggTATTACCCAACAAAAAAACGATGCAATCCAAATGTTAAGATATGTATTGGATGCTTCAACTATTTCTCTTATAGATCTAACTACATCTGATTGGAATCAAAGGTTTCCGAATAAGTCTGATCAAATACTTGATTTGAATACTCAAGTATGTATTAATTCGTATTCTGTATTTGTGAAAAAACAACAAGAACGTGAATCAAAAAATCGACCGAAAGCAGAAACTCAAACAAGAAGTAGTCAATCCGGAAAAGagggaaataaaaatcctCAAAATCAACAAATAGAAATATTACCACCATCACCAGGACCACAGCCACATCCAGCACCATCACTGTCTTCACAAAATGATTCTTCATTACAAAAATCGCAAATAGGAGACTCagataatgataaaaaaaatacaggAGGTGCAAATGGCAATAAAGGAAATCCAAATGATGGATCAAATTATTCCACACTAGATGATCCTGCAACAAGTGCACCAGGaggatatttttattgggGATCATCATTTAATGGATTCCTATTCGATAGAACCGAAGTTTTTAATAAAGCTTTCCAATTTATTGACAAAGGCCGTCAAACAGTCAAAGAAGTTACGAATAAAGTCAgtaatgcatataatagCGCTGtggataatttaaaaagtgcTTACACTGTAtctaataattatattagtGGAGTTGTTAATAGTGTAACTACCAAGTTGAATCCATTCAGTACTTTTAAATTAGGTAATAATCAATCTGTGTCCAATAGTTTAGGGGGTGGTGGAAATGAACCTAATCCGTTACAATCAATTCCGCCCCCAGCTTTACCAAATGGCTCAGAATCAACGTCACCACCACCATTAGCGCCATTACCAAAATCACCTGATTCACAGGGTAGCTCTACACAAATTCACAAATGTCCAGTTCACCAAATTGCACCTACTGATGGAAATATGGGATGTCAAACACCACTCTCTGGTCAAGGTACATTATCAATTTCTGGTAACAATTCTTCAAATACAAAAAACGAAAACGTAATTACTGTGGCAAATGTTAAAATGAAAGAAGCTCCATCAATATGGTGTATAGGAACGAATACCAAATGTGACATAACGGGGATTAGTATTATAGTTATTTCAATATTCGCTTTTTTAGCAATTATGTATaag TATCTATCACTTGGCTGGACAAGCAAATcgaagagaaaaaaaaccaTAAAAAAGGTTATAAATTCAATTGGAGGGAAAAGACCGgttcaaataattataaaatcataTGATAGGAACAAAGACCTAAAACCGGTTATAAATTCAGTTGGTAGAAAAAAAGattcattattaaatatatacaaacttATGCAGGCTGATCCTGtaccatttattaatttattttttttgttaattttttttgtttataaaaaaaaaataaattatttagaattataa
- a CDS encoding PIR protein CIR protein has translation MTSSSVIYLLKHLKDKYELEYDKLAEYAILWLSYKLNKKEKNKLTDLNEFYTEYIETNNYYNNKIKGEDSPTYKEIINKKKDLMNIKEISKFNAPFYILFYLYYAIHDEFWLDSVYLEMAKNFVNQFKELSNDSNNIEYSSYNKLLSTLSNDYDNLKNICNHGRCTNFPSLPKIEPKKKSEQVLAQISEPTSSSSSILNTVIPGLSTFSVIPVFLGVAYKYSLFGIDKLFQRQYLRKNLKKIKKKMKLNI, from the exons ATGACTAGTTCTAgtgttatttatttgctaAAACATTTAAAGGATAAGTATGAATTAGAATATGATAAACTTGCCGAATACGCTATTTTATGGTTAAGTTATAaactaaataaaaaggaaaaaaataaattgacCGATTTAAACGAATTTTATACTGAATATAtagaaacaaataattattataataataaaataaaaggtGAGGATAGTCCAACTTATAaggaaattataaataaaaaaaaagatttgatgaatattaaagaaatatctaaatttaatgccccattttatatattattttatttgtattatgcAATTCATGATGAATTTTGGCTGGACTCAGTATATTTGGAAATGGCtaaaaattttgttaatcAATTTAAAGAACTCAGCAATGAttctaataatatagaataCAGTTCATATAATAAGTTGTTATCTACATTATCAAATGattatgataatttaaaaaatatatgtaatcaTGGTAGATGTACCAATTTTCCATCTCTTCCAAAAATCGAacctaaaaaaaaatctgaACAAGTATTGGCGCAGATTTCTGAACCTACATCATCAAGCTCGTCGATATTAAACACAGTAATTCCAGGTTTATCGACATTTTCTGTAATACCAGTTTTCTTGGGAGTTGCTTATAAG tattcattatttggaATTGATAAACTATTTCAAAGACAatatttaagaaaaaatttaaaaaaaataaagaagaaaatgaagcTTAATATATGA
- a CDS encoding CIR protein PIR protein encodes MNACDTFREIDELFIDYENNEDKFNDEYGTYNEYCPVKNGGRNCETNYEKLNAIFGYAYKELIQNKNVDLESENDPSADFFVMSLSNILYKLSTNPNLSLKDAFKIYLKSHEGFKYWSILRNKKYFNDSNIGIMNGFYFLFQQICETINRYNDPNAKTYEHTNDIAQFYIIYNTLYNFVNRCNPYRQLFNHLKTIYDDIIGGSFNFHDNDQDQDLSDQLIMLSSINITKFVSEFNTKGCIKVHKKLEQNISKIKEKSEEDQEEDEEQEEDEKQGGFSDLIDLFGSDDDNNDGENGDDGGDDDDTSTDGTGETDTQTDINNGPENSQDKYDTQGNEQKDSDNGQISQPSSSNDQIVIHESSGGGKENLSRVPEGSKNSLSPDVKQGDTGSPADGSDDPQGDQGSIDSGSDGGGSDGSGSGEGGGSSDGSKTPVDQATMHSSGASNGYFSNLWKARLNPMNYIPSVPDIYETSKNILTSATNQASNAYNSAVTAVKDNYDSVMTAVKDTYDSAVTAVKNTYDTTMTTVKGAYSATTNYIGGAVNIITNQLNPFGNSQLGGNQSGSGGSEGGTDTSNHSQQYPKQPVNPTSPSSVTPPDPPQPTQQLSQTPSSSKPQSNKTQDKLQITDKNGAINQVQSHDTNPGAGGIQTTENSSTDPSNTGNGRTTETVVKINEKPSIWCIGSNTKCDITGISIIIISISIILTIIYKYLSLGWTSKSKRKKNIKKVINSIGGKRPVQIIIKSYDRNKDLKPVINSVGRKKDPLLNIYKLMQADPIPFINLFFLLIFFVYKRKYDFLEL; translated from the exons ATGAACGCG tGTGATACATTTCGTGAAATTGATGAACTTTTTATCGACTATGAGAACAATGAGGACAAATTTAACGATGAATATGGAACATATAATGAGTATTGCCCTGTAAAAAATGGGGGCAGAAACTGTGAAActaattatgaaaaactTAACGCTATTTTTGGATATGCATATAAGGAattaattcaaaataaGAATGTGGATCTAGAAAGTGAAAATGACCCAAGTGCTGATTTTTTTGTCATGTCATTgtctaatatattatataaattatcaaCAAATCCGAATTTATCTCTAAAAGAtgcatttaaaatatatttaaagagTCACGAAGGTTTTAAATATTGGAGCATCTTACGtaataaaaagtattttAATGATTCTAACATTGGTATTATGAAtggattttattttttatttcagcAAATTTGTGAAACAATTAATAGATATAACGATCCTAATGCAAAAACATACGAACACACAAACGATATTGCCCaattctatattatttataacacactttataattttgttaatcGTTGTAATCCGTATCGTCAATTATttaatcatttaaaaacaatatatgaTGATATTATAGGTGGTTCTTTTAATTTCCATGACAATGACCAAGACCAAGACTTAAGTGATCAGCTTATAATGCTTTCATCGATAAATATAACCAAGTTTGTATCTGAATTCAATACTAAAGGATGCATAAAAGTGCATAAAAAGTtagaacaaaatatatccaAGATTAAAGAGAAATCAGAAGAGGATCAAGAAGAAGACGAGGAACAAGAAGAAGACGAGAAACAAGGCGGATTTAGTGATTTAATCGACTTATTTGGTTCTGATGATGACAATAATGATGGCGAAAACGGAGATGATGGTGGTGACGATGATGATACATCAACCGATGGAACCGGTGAAACCGACACACAAACAGATATAAATAACGGACCAGAAAATTCTCaagataaatatgataCTCAAGGAAATGAACAAAAAGACTCAGACAATGGCCAAATAAGTCAGCCATCAAGTTCAAATGATCAAATCGTTATCCACGAAAGTTCAGGTGGTGGGAAAGAGAATTTAAGTAGGGTTCCAGAAGGTTCAAAAAATTCACTAAGTCCAGATGTTAAACAAGGAGATACAGGAAGTCCAGCTGATGGATCAGATGATCCGCAAGGTGATCAAGGAAGTATAGATAGTGGATCAGATGGTGGTGGAAGTGATGGATCAGGTAGTGGAGAGGGAGGTGGATCAAGTGATGGATCAAAAACACCAGTGGATCAGGCTACAATGCATTCATCAGGAGCATCCAATGGATATTTTTCAAACCTTTGGAAAGCTCGTTTAAATCCCATGAATTATATCCCTAGTGTTCctgatatatatgaaacctcaaagaatattttaacaaGTGCCACTAATCAAGCCAgtaatgcatataatagTGCTGTGACCGCTGTAAAAGATAATTATGATAGTGTTATGACCGCTGTAAAAGATACTTATGATAGTGCTGTAACTGCTGTAAAAAATACTTATGACACCACTATGACCACTGTAAAAGGTGCTTATAGTGCAACTACTAATTATATCGGTGGTGctgttaatattataactaACCAATTAAATCCATTCGGCAATTCTCAATTAGGTGGCAATCAATCTGGATCAGGTGGTTCAGAGGGGGGGACAGATACATCTAATCACTCACAACAATATCCGAAACAACCAGTAAATCCGACATCTCCATCATCAGTAACTCCACCAGATCCGCCCCAACCAACTCAACAATTATCACAAACTCCATCATCGTCAAAACCGCAGTCTAACAAAACACAAGATAAATTACAAATCACAGATAAAAATGGTGCAATTAACCAAGTACAAAGTCATGATACAAATCCTGGAGCAGGAGGAATTCAAACAACAGAAAATTCTAGTACAGACCCATCAAACACAGGAAATGGAAGGACCACTGAAACTGTTGTTAAAATTAACGAAAAACCATCAATATGGTGTATAGGATCGAATACCAAATGTGACATAACGGGTATtagtattataattatttcaatatccattattttaacaattatatataag TATCTATCACTTGGGTGGACAAGCAAATcgaagagaaaaaaaaacataaaaaaggtTATAAATTCAATTGGAGGAAAAAGACCGgttcaaataattataaaatcataTGATAGGAACAAAGACCTAAAACCGGTTATAAATTCAGTTGGTAGAAAAAAAGAtccattattaaatatatacaaacttATGCAGGCTGATCCTAtaccatttattaatttattttttttgttaattttttttgtctataaaagaaaatacgattttttggaattataa
- a CDS encoding PIR protein CIR protein, producing the protein MEQSNSNIMDLYKDIYTINDYFYEDNGQLIVNTKHKSIDDNCHSWCDSGEGDCHDYLEMTNCSVFYLLNNLKDKFDSKFDKLVEYAILWLSYKLNQNSEYSGMKLNDFYTKYIETNDNYNIEIKDNDKTTYKDIINKNKYLMDNNEISKFNRLFNILFHMYYIYRVEDWNYDKNLGYAKSFAEEFEGLNEDSKNREGSLYTQILSTLSNDYDNLKNKYGENISCNFPSISKVNLPKSSVENYGKDDEQILGQSSYSIEDVYTVFNKIDRDFGVKTESGKLVEHTNQSINRYCPYISSTGSNLCFDYLQSASSGVINLLEELKKYNLEYDKLAEYAILLLSYKLNQHPQYSGTKLNDFYTNHIENNNYYNKNIKDNGPTYKEIINKNNDLMNTNEISKFNVPFSILLLLYNGIKSNNLNCKKYSSYPKTFASNFEELNNDYNINGNASFRKLLSILSHDYNNLKNKYGKDESCDFPTLSPVKTLSSSSIASKLIPGLSTFSVIPAFLGIAYKVNNKELKL; encoded by the exons ATGGAACAGTCAAATTCTAATATTATGGATCTg tatAAAGACATTTATACGATCAATGACTATTTTTATGAGGATAATGGCCAATTAATAGTTAATACAAAACACAAATCAATCGACGATAATTGCCATTCCTGGTGTGACTCAGGAGAAGGCGATTGTCATGATTATCTTGAAATGACTAATTGTagtgttttttatttgctaaataatttaaaggACAAGTTTGATTCAAAATTTGATAAACTTGTCGAATACGCTATTTTATGGTTAAGTTATAAACTAAATCAAAATTCAGAATATAGTGGCATGaaattaaatgatttttatactaaatatatagaaacaaatgataattataatattgaaataaaagataatgataaaacaaCTTATAaggatattataaataaaaataaatatttgatggataataatgaaatatctaaatttaatcgtctatttaatatattatttcatatgtattatatatatcgtGTTGAAGATTGGAATTACGATAAAAATTTGGGATATGCTAAATCTTTTGCTGAAGAATTTGAAGGACTCAATGAAGATTCTAAGAATAGAGAAGGCAGTCTATATACTCAAATATTGTCTACATTATCAAATGattatgataatttaaaaaataaatacggtgaaaatatatcttgCAACTTTCCATCTATTTCAAAAGTAAACCTCCCAAAAAGTTCTGTAGAAAATTATGGAAAAGATGATGAACAAATATTGGGACAGTCATCTTATAGTATTGAGGATGTg taTACTGTATTTAATAAGATCGATCGCGATTTTGGTGTGAAGACGGAAAGTGGAAAATTAGTTGAACATACTAATCAATCAATCAATAGATATTGTCCTTACATTAGTTCCACAGGATCTAATTTATGTTTTGATTATCTTCAAAGCGCTAGTTCTGGtgttattaatttgttaGAAGAATTAAAGAAGTATAATTTAGAATATGATAAACTTGCCGAATACgctattttattgttaagTTATAAACTAAATCAACATCCACAGTATAGTGGCACcaaattaaatgatttttatactaatcatatagaaaataataattattataataagaatataaaagataatGGTCCGACTTATAaggaaattataaataaaaataatgatttgATGAATACTAATGAAATATCTAAATTTAATGTTCCATTTAGTATATTACTTTTATTGTATAATGGAATTAAAAGCAACAATCTGAattgcaaaaaatattcgaGTTATCCTAAAACGTTTGCTAGTAATTTTGAAGAACttaataatgattataatattaatggaAATGCTTCATTCAGAAAATTATTGTCTATATTATCACatgattataataatttaaaaaataaatatggtaAAGATGAATCTTGCGATTTTCCAACCCTTTCACCGGTAAAAACATTATCAAGTTCGTCGATAGCAAGCAAATTAATTCCAGGTTTATCGACATTTTCTGTAATACCAGCTTTCTTGGGAATTGCTTATAAggtaaataataaggaattaaaactataa
- a CDS encoding CIR protein PIR protein, translating to MENSSYDIQKVYKEISTINNYFSEYEAVSGVIVQRNNKLIDEYCHYGKNSGNGNCNNDYFRKASSGVIYLLKNLKDKCDLEYDKIAEYAILWLSYKLNIKPTNKLTDLNKFYTSYIVNNNCYNEKIKGDDSTTYKDIIDKKNLMDNNEISKFNALFSILFLLYSEIKNNNLNCKKYSSYPKTFANKFEELNKDSKNIEGSLYTQILSTLSNDYDNLKNKYGKNISCNFPSLPQIEPKKSSSQNIVVNPGRNSLESSGKGFGQMLGETPEGTPSSSSILNTVIPSLTTFSVIPVFLGVAYKYSLFGIDKLFQRQYIRKKLNQVKKKMKVNI from the exons ATGGAAAATTCAAGTTATGATATTCAGAAAGTg TATAAAGAAATTAGTACGATTAATAACTATTTTAGTGAGTATGAGGCAGTAAGTGGAGTAATAGTtcaaagaaataataaattaatcgACGAATATTGTCATTACGGAAAAAACTCAGGAAATGGTAATTGCAATAATGATTATTTTCGAAAGGCTAGTTCTGgtgttatttatttgctaaaaaatttaaaggaTAAATGTGATTTagaatatgataaaattgcCGAATACGCCATTTTATGGTTAAGTTATAAACTAAATATAAAGCCAACAAATAAATTGACGGAtctaaataaattttatactaGTTATATAGTAAATAATAACTGTTATAATGAGAAAATAAAAGGTGATGATAGTACAACTTATAAGGATAttatagataaaaaaaatttgatggataataatgaaatatctAAATTTAATGCCCTATttagtatattatttttattgtatagtgaaattaaaaacaacAATTTGAattgcaaaaaatattcgaGTTATCCTAAAACGTTTGCTAATAAATTTGAAGAACTCAATAAAGATTCTAAGAATATAGAAGGCAGTCTATATACTCAAATATTGTCTACATTATCAAATGattatgataatttaaaaaataaatacggtaaaaatatatcttgCAATTTTCCATCTCTTCCACAAATAGAACCTAAAAAAAGTTCTTCACAAAATATTGTAGTAAATCCTGGACGTAATTCTTTAGAAAGTTCTGGAAAAGGTTTTGGCCAAATGTTAGGGGAGACACCTGAAGGTACACCATCAAGTTCGTCGATATTAAACACAGTAATTCCAAGTTTAACGACATTTTCTGTAATACCAGTTTTCTTGGGAGTTGCTTATAAg tattcattatttggaATTGATAAACTATTTCAAAGacaatatataagaaaaaaattaaatcaagtaaagaagaaaatgaaagtTAATATATGA